A window from Candidatus Nitrosotalea sinensis encodes these proteins:
- a CDS encoding pyridoxal-phosphate dependent enzyme yields MEANKDNILLEHFQKEIWNKVPHVENGVIVNPTPLKDITLDLKECAKKEFNLNLDDKDLHIFGKFDSNLLAGSIKVRPAVNIIHDAITSGRLKSGQTIFEATSGNFGIALGQLTKIGLDVVALVSRKLQEGVFEELRNEKIRIINLDMDICPAPGMKESPNVLAARATAANIRSQLSELGFDPTVFDKASSEVQELLAKQDIINLAKLFAKIYNCFCPEQYDNDMNTEVHRVVTAPEIDQQLHEKGQSLENFRIVCTFGTGGTSGGLSRYITEKYGKKSLHVVFPVGGQDVAGIRTKDKASGLKFYEPDRYAGQHEIDFEQAKRLLKFFVDKGYDMGESSALALYAVMQMANFGGFGGNFIVIVADGIQKYKKNLESSNKKQNRIQVSLQEAASSVGDYDKVIWIHTQYTPKEEGIEMIAKTLGVDKSKIFVPKARDVERLLATQQIPDEINKALEGTHKSLLVCMAGYTSLNAVKVLGSKGITTESLTGGISAISQGKGKQMGELIQVATE; encoded by the coding sequence TTGGAAGCAAATAAAGATAATATCCTATTAGAGCATTTTCAAAAAGAGATCTGGAATAAGGTTCCACATGTGGAAAATGGCGTCATAGTCAATCCTACTCCGTTAAAAGATATCACCCTAGATCTGAAAGAGTGCGCAAAAAAAGAGTTTAACCTGAACCTTGACGATAAAGATCTTCACATTTTTGGCAAATTTGACTCGAATTTACTTGCAGGCTCCATCAAGGTAAGGCCAGCAGTAAACATAATTCATGATGCCATCACATCAGGCAGACTCAAAAGTGGTCAGACAATATTTGAGGCAACATCTGGAAATTTTGGAATAGCTCTTGGTCAGCTAACTAAGATTGGGCTTGATGTAGTTGCACTGGTGTCAAGAAAGTTACAAGAAGGCGTTTTTGAAGAATTGAGAAATGAAAAGATTCGAATTATAAATTTGGACATGGACATTTGTCCTGCCCCTGGTATGAAGGAAAGCCCGAATGTCTTGGCTGCAAGGGCAACTGCCGCAAACATCAGATCACAATTATCAGAGCTTGGATTTGATCCCACAGTATTTGACAAGGCAAGCTCAGAAGTACAAGAACTTTTAGCTAAACAGGATATCATAAACCTAGCAAAACTTTTTGCAAAAATTTACAATTGTTTTTGTCCCGAGCAATATGACAATGACATGAATACAGAGGTACACAGAGTGGTTACCGCGCCTGAAATAGACCAACAGTTACATGAAAAAGGGCAATCTCTAGAAAACTTTAGAATAGTTTGCACCTTTGGCACAGGCGGTACATCAGGAGGCCTGAGTAGATACATCACAGAAAAATATGGAAAGAAATCTCTACATGTAGTATTTCCAGTTGGAGGCCAGGATGTAGCTGGAATCAGGACAAAAGACAAGGCATCAGGGTTAAAATTTTACGAGCCTGACAGGTATGCAGGTCAACATGAGATAGACTTTGAGCAGGCTAAACGTTTGCTCAAGTTTTTTGTAGACAAGGGATACGACATGGGGGAAAGCAGTGCTCTTGCGCTGTATGCAGTAATGCAGATGGCAAACTTTGGAGGATTTGGTGGTAATTTCATAGTCATAGTTGCAGACGGCATACAAAAATACAAAAAGAATCTCGAGTCATCAAATAAGAAACAAAACAGAATCCAAGTCTCGCTGCAAGAGGCAGCCTCAAGCGTAGGAGATTATGACAAGGTGATTTGGATTCACACCCAATACACTCCAAAAGAAGAAGGAATAGAAATGATTGCTAAGACTTTGGGAGTTGACAAGAGTAAGATCTTTGTTCCAAAAGCAAGAGATGTTGAGAGGCTTCTTGCAACCCAGCAAATACCAGATGAGATCAACAAGGCATTGGAAGGAACTCACAAGTCACTTCTTGTTTGCATGGCAGGATATACATCACTAAATGCAGTCAAAGTGCTAGGAAGCAAAGGTATTACAACAGAAAGTTTGACAGGAGGAATATCCGCAATATCTCAAGGAAAGGGCAAGCAGATGGGCGAGCTCATACAAGTAGCCACAGAATAG